The Polyodon spathula isolate WHYD16114869_AA chromosome 13, ASM1765450v1, whole genome shotgun sequence genome includes a region encoding these proteins:
- the LOC121325567 gene encoding glucose-fructose oxidoreductase domain-containing protein 2-like encodes MLPGVGVFGTGSTARVLVPLLRAEGFSVEAVWGRTEEEARQLAGELGISFYTSQTDCVLLHQDVELVCINIPPPLTRQIAVKALGIGKNVICEKAATSVDAFKMVTAARYYPKLMSLMGNVLRFLPAFVRMKQLIDEGYVGEVMVCDVRVYWGSLLSNTYNWICDELMGGGGLHTMGSYIVDLLSHLTGQRAEKVHGLLKTFVKQNGAIRGIRHVTSDDFCFFQMLMSGGICSTVTLNFNMPGAFVHEVMVVGSAGRLVARGTDLYGQKNTAFQEELLLADTSRLGMDVEKGLREVPFPYLKGMVYMVQALRQSFEEQEDRRTWEHKPVSMAASFEDGLYMQSVVDAIKQSSRSGEWEVVEIMTEEPDANQNLCEALQRNNL; translated from the exons ATGTTGCCCGGAGTGGGTGTGTTCGGGACTGGCAGCACGGCCCGGGTCCTGGTACCCCTGCTGCGAGCCGAGGGCTTCTCCGTGGAGGCGGTGTGGGGCCGCACGGAGGAGGAGGCCAGGCAGCTGGCGGGGGAACTCGGTATCTCCTTCTACACCAGCCAGACGGACTGTGTGCTGCTGCACCAGGACGTGGAGTTGGTCTGCATCAACATCCCACCCCCCCTCACCAGGCAGATCGCTGTCAAAGCTCTGG GGATCGGTAAGAATGTGATCTGCGAGAAGGCAGCTACGTCGGTTGACGCCTTTAAGATGGTGACGGCCGCCCGCTACTACCCCAAGCTGATGAGCCTGATGGGAAACGTGCTGCGATTCCTGCCTGCCTTCGTGCGCATGAAGCAGCTGATTGACGAGGGCTATGTGGGGGAGGTGATGGTCTGCGATGTGCGGGTGTACTGGGGCAGCCTGCTGAGCAACACTTACAACTGGATCTGCGATGAGTTGATGGGCGGCGGGGGCCTGCACACCATGGGCAGCTACATCGTGGACCTGCTGAGCCACCTGACCGGCCAGCGGGCCGAGAAGGTCCACGGCCTCTTGAAGACCTTTGTGAAGCAGAACGGGGCCATCCGTGGGATCCGCCACGTCACCAGCGATGACTTCTGCTTCTTCCAGATGCTGATGAGCGGTGGGATCTGCAGCACCGTCACCTTGAACTTCAACATGCCCGGCGCTTTCGTGCACGAGGTCATGGTGGTGGGGTCGGCTGGCAGACTGGTGGCTCGGGGGACGGACTTATACGGCCAGAAGAACACCGCCTTTCAGGAGGAGCTGCTCCTGGCAGATACCTCGCGCCTCGGCATGGATGTGGAGAAAGGGCTCAGGGAGGTCCCCTTTCCCTACCTGAAGGGCATGGTGTACATGGTGCAGGCTCTCAGGCAGTCCTTCGAGGAGCAGGAGGACCGGAGGACCTGGGAACACAAGCCAGTCTCCATGGCAGCTTCCTTCGAGGACGGCCTCTACATGCAGAGCGTGGTGGATGCCATCAAGCAGTCCAGCAGGTCTGGAGAGTGGGAGGTGGTGGAGATCATGACAGAGGAGCCCGACGCCAACCAGAATCTGTGCGAGGCCCTTCAGAGGAACAACCTATAG
- the LOC121325178 gene encoding uncharacterized protein C16orf86 homolog → MHVFQHPDFTRRCIRGSSRTKKPSSAILQTRTTLKRKQKREVSSREQSTARECLNPPSATAREMFSGKQQHTRGLYQYINSSLAEFNKPLEDTSIAQGHPSPSTEDQQVSRIPPSASSVQPAGDSAEEKLASLTPAYTSFSSSRERPAIAQLDQSTQDGIDKMLSICATSLVPPLSPPQV, encoded by the exons ATGCACGTGTTCCAGCACCCCGACTTCACTAGGAGGTGCATAAGAGGCAGCAGCCGCACAAAGAAACCCTCCTCCGCCATTCTGCAAACCAGGACAACGCTAAAGAGGAAGCAGAAAAGAGAGGTCTCTTCCAGGGAGCAGAGCACAGCCCGGGAGTGTTTGAACCCCCCTTCCGCTACAGCCAGGGAGA tGTTTTCTGGAAAACAGCAACATACACGAGGTCTGTATCAATACATAAACAGCAGCCTCGCCGAATTCAACAAGCCCTTGGAGGACACAAGCATCGCTCAAGGGCATCCATCGCCTTCTACTGAGGACCAGCAAGTCTCCCGCATCCCTCCCTCAGCATCGTCCGTTCAGCCAGCAG GAGATTCAGCTGAAGAGAAACTCGCCTCGCTGACACCAGCATACACATCGTTTTCTTCTTCTAGGGAAAGGCCAGCGATAGCTCAGCTAGACCAGTCAACACAGGACGGCATTGACAAGATGCTCAGCATCTGTGCCACATCCTTAGTGCCTCCACTGTCTCCACCGCAGGTGTAG